Genomic window (Microbacterium oxydans):
GTCAGATGCACGATCGCCTCGACCTGCTTCGCCGAGAGGGTGGAGCTGCCCGACGTCTCCACGAACACGGAGGCCGTGGCGTCGACGGTCTCCGAGACGAACACGCTCTCCTCCGGGATGGCGAGCTGCACCGACGCGGCGGTCACGCCCTTGATCGACGAGATCGTGGCGGCGAGCTCGCCTTCGATCGCGCGCTTGTAGGTCACCGACTGCTGGAACTCCGACGTCGTGACGCCCATGTCATCCAGCAGCGAGTAGCCGCCCGAGTTCGAGCTGGGGAGTCCGGCCGAGGCCGCGGCGAGGCGCTGGTCGTACACGTCCTTCTCCGGTACGAGCACGGTCGCCCCGCCGTCCGCCAGCTCATAGGGGACCGACGATGACCGCAGCTGCTCGACCACCGCGTTCGCGTCGGTGGCGCTCATCCCCGAGAACAGCGGGGTGTAGGTCGGGCGGGTGAGCCAGCTGGACAGCGCGACGATGCCGAGCGCGAGCACGGCGACGCCGATGATGGCGATCGTGCGCTGGGCGAGCGAGAAGCCCGCGATGGTGCGCCCGATCCGCTGGAAGATGTTGGTGACGGCCTGGGGCATCAGGCTTGCATCCGCATGATCTCGTTGAACGCGTCGACGCCCTTGTTGCGCACGGCGGCGACGAGCTCGAGCGTGACCGCCGCACGGGACGAGGCGATCATGGCCGAGTGGATGTCATCGAGATCGCCGGTGACGGCGGCCACCTTGAGCGCGTCGGAGTCGGACTGCAGCGACCGCAGCTCGTCGATCGCGCCCGTCACGCTGTTCGCGAAGGCGGTGTCGTCCGTCGCCTTCGCGGGGGCGGTCGGCGGGGTGAGCGTGAACGAGGAGGAGATGCCCTCGATGCCGGCGAGAGGGTCCATCAGCTGCGTCCGATCTGGAGGGCGGATTCGTAGGCGTTGCGAGCACGGTCGACGATCCCGGCGCTGGCCTGGTAGCCGCGCTGGGCGAGGATGAGCTGGCTCATCTGATCGCCGAGGTCGATGTCGGGGTAGCGCACGTAGCCGTCGGCGTCGGCGAGCGGGTGGTCGGGCTGGTGCACGAGGCGGCCCTGCGCGCTGCCCTGCACGGTGCCGGCCACGTAGACGCCCGGCGACTGGTCGCTCGTCTGGGCGAGGATGTAACGCGCGCGGAACGCCGTGCCGTTGGTGGCGGTCGCGGTGTTGATGTTCGCGATGTTGTCGCTGATGGCGTCGAGCCACTTGCGGTGCACGGTCAGGCCGGTGCTGGCGATGCCGATCGCGTCGAAGGTCATGAGGTCCTCATCGCTGCGCGCATCGACGCGAACGAGCCGTTCACGGCCTGCGTCGCGAACTGGTAGCGCAGCATCGTGTCGATGCTGGACAGGGTCTCGGTGTCGAGGTTGACGTTGTTGCCGTTCAGTCGCGTCGGCTCGAGAGAGGTGCCGACCGTGGCGCCGACCCGGCCGTCGCCCGCATCGACCGACCGCGCGAGAGCCTCCTCGAACTGCACCCGCTTGGCGTGGTAGTTCGGGGTGTTGATGTTGGCGATGTTGTCCGCGATGGCCCGCTGGCGCAGCGCGAGGCCGTCGAGCGCACTCGTCAGTGCGGTGATGGTCACAGAGTCGAACACGAACCGGCTTCCCGTGTGAGGCTGATGTGGCCGATCCCTGGCCGAGTCTTGCGAGCCATCCCTGCTCACCCTGCTCTATCGGCAGGACGGACCGGGGCGTTAGGGAGCGGTCTCAGCCGTTCACGTCGAGGTAGGCGGGAGCGTCGGGCTGCCGGGGGCCGGGGACGCGGCGCACGGCGACGAGGTGCTGACGGAGGTCGTCGAGGTCCGTGCGGGTGCGCTCCATCGCGGCGCGCTGGAGCTCCACCACGAGCCGGGCGCGCTCGGCCAGGTCGGGCGGCAGCGGTGTGGACGGGGGCGTCCACGGCAGGATGTCCGCCGCGTCGGCACTGCCGGGCGCGGCGGCGAGGATGCGCTCGGCGTCCTCCTCGAGCCGGTCGAGCAGAGCGGTCCACTCGTCAGAGCTCACGCCCTGGCCTCCGCGACGGTGCGCGCGGCCTCGTGCCAGGCGGCGCGCAGCGGGGCGACGATCTCGTGGCAGGCGTGCGTGCGCTCCGGGTCACGACCGATGTTCGCGCCGATGAGCGTCTGCGAGAGGAAGAGGTACAGCGACCGCAGTCCGGCGCTGCCGTTCCACTCGTCGGTCAGCGACGACGACAGCTCCGAGACGATGGCCTGGGCGTGCTGGAGCTGGGCGTTCGCCTCCGTCCAGTCCTCGGCGCGCTGGGCCGTCTCGCCGCGCTCGATGTCGAGCAGGAGGCGGTCGTAGAGCATCGTGACGAGACGCTCCGGCGGCGCCGACAGCACGGCGTCCTCGCGGTAGCGCTGCTGGGCACGGAGGGCGGCGTTCATGCTCACTTCCCCGACCCCGAGCTCGAGCCCGGCAGGGCGGCGATCTGCGAGGTGAGGTACGAGGACTGCGACTGCAGCTGCGACAGCATGACCTCGAGGCGCGCGTAGGTCCGCTCCAGCGAGGTCTTGCGCTGGGCGAGACGCACGTCCCAGCGCTCCATCTGCTCGCCGAGGCTCTTCACCTCGCTCTCCTGGCCGGTGATGCGCGAGGTCAGCAGGCCGTCGTACTTGTCGGAGTAGACCTTGGTGGTCTCCTGCACGCGCGAGGCGATGTCGGAGAAGAGGCCGGCGACGGCATCGGGATCCTTCGCGAGCGCCTCCGCGAACTTCTCCTCGTCGAAGCTCAGCACGCCGTACATGTCGGACGAGATGCCGATGGAGGAGGGGGAGACGCCGTCCACGGGGTGCTGCACGGCGTCGGCGAGGGCGTTGCGCAGCCCGCGGACGGCGCTGTCGCCGGTGAACACGCCGAGCTTCGTCTTCTCGCCCGGGTTCGCGGCGACCGTCGCCTTCGAGCCGTTGTCGATGCGGGTCAGGATGTCCTTGATCGCGGCGACGAACTCGGCGGAGGCCTTGGTGCGGGCGGCCGTGTCGACGGTCACGCCGATCGTGACGGGATCGGCGGATGCAGCCGAGACGGTCACGTCGACGCCGTCGAACAGGTCGGTGAAGGTGTTGCTCGACGACGTCAGCACCTGCTCGGCGCTGGTGCCCGCCCAGAGCCGTACCTGGGCGTCGGTGCCGACGGCGATGACGGCGGCTCCTGCGGCGGTGGAGATGTCGGTCGCCGTGCCGGCGGCGACGGCGGCGGTGTCCCCGCGGTAGGCGCGGAACTGTCCGGCTTCCCCGGAGTCCGCCGCGCGCAGCTGCAGGCGGTGCATGACGTTGCCGTCGGCGTCGCGTCCGGCGGGGACGGCGGCGGCGACGATGCCGAAGCCGGATTCGTTGATGGCCTGTGCCACGTCCTGCATCGAGGCGGAGTCGGCGGTGACCTGCAGGCGCTCGCCCTTCGCGTTCTCGAGCGTGATCACGGGCGGGTCGTCCGGCCAGCCGTTCGAGGCGGCGGAGACGATGGTGTGGTTCTTCGCGATGCGGTCGACGACGATGTCGGCCGCGAGGGCGGTGGCGCCCGTGCGCGTGGCGACCGTGACCGTCGGTGACGACGAGGACGTCGTGAAGCGGGCGAGCCCGTCCCGGGACGCGGCCTTCTCGGCCGCGGTGCCGAGGTTCTGGAGGGCGGTGTTCAGCGTCTGCAGCTGGCTGACGATGCCGTTCTTGTCATCCATCTTCGCCTTGAGCAGCGAGCGGGGGATGGCGTGCACCTCCATCAGGGCCTTGATGACCTCCGTGGTCTTCAGGCCGGAGACGAGGCCGTCGAGCGAGAGGGACATGGTCGCCTTTCCAGATCGGGAGCGGGCAGGGTCCGGGCGCCGGTGGGCGCCCGGACCCTATGGCGCGGTTCAGCGCAGGAGCTGGAGCACGCC
Coding sequences:
- a CDS encoding flagellar basal body rod protein FlgC, with the protein product MTFDAIGIASTGLTVHRKWLDAISDNIANINTATATNGTAFRARYILAQTSDQSPGVYVAGTVQGSAQGRLVHQPDHPLADADGYVRYPDIDLGDQMSQLILAQRGYQASAGIVDRARNAYESALQIGRS
- the fliE gene encoding flagellar hook-basal body complex protein FliE is translated as MDPLAGIEGISSSFTLTPPTAPAKATDDTAFANSVTGAIDELRSLQSDSDALKVAAVTGDLDDIHSAMIASSRAAVTLELVAAVRNKGVDAFNEIMRMQA
- the fliD gene encoding flagellar filament capping protein FliD produces the protein MSLSLDGLVSGLKTTEVIKALMEVHAIPRSLLKAKMDDKNGIVSQLQTLNTALQNLGTAAEKAASRDGLARFTTSSSSPTVTVATRTGATALAADIVVDRIAKNHTIVSAASNGWPDDPPVITLENAKGERLQVTADSASMQDVAQAINESGFGIVAAAVPAGRDADGNVMHRLQLRAADSGEAGQFRAYRGDTAAVAAGTATDISTAAGAAVIAVGTDAQVRLWAGTSAEQVLTSSSNTFTDLFDGVDVTVSAASADPVTIGVTVDTAARTKASAEFVAAIKDILTRIDNGSKATVAANPGEKTKLGVFTGDSAVRGLRNALADAVQHPVDGVSPSSIGISSDMYGVLSFDEEKFAEALAKDPDAVAGLFSDIASRVQETTKVYSDKYDGLLTSRITGQESEVKSLGEQMERWDVRLAQRKTSLERTYARLEVMLSQLQSQSSYLTSQIAALPGSSSGSGK
- the flgB gene encoding flagellar basal body rod protein FlgB, whose amino-acid sequence is MFDSVTITALTSALDGLALRQRAIADNIANINTPNYHAKRVQFEEALARSVDAGDGRVGATVGTSLEPTRLNGNNVNLDTETLSSIDTMLRYQFATQAVNGSFASMRAAMRTS
- the fliS gene encoding flagellar export chaperone FliS; the protein is MNAALRAQQRYREDAVLSAPPERLVTMLYDRLLLDIERGETAQRAEDWTEANAQLQHAQAIVSELSSSLTDEWNGSAGLRSLYLFLSQTLIGANIGRDPERTHACHEIVAPLRAAWHEAARTVAEARA